GACTTCTTGAATCTTTTGATGGACATCTTGAAAAACAAGCTTTTTTGGCAAAATTTCCATACTTCCTCCAACTGGAGTGGAAATAACTATATCACTACAATAAAGACCCTCTATCAATGCTCTGCTAAATCCCTCTCTATGGGAGTTGATAACGTGTAGATGTGCTTTTGAAAGAAGTTCACAAATATTCTCTTTATAACCCAAAAGAAAGACTTTGTTTTGTAGATGGTATGTATCGATCAGCGATTGCAAATATTCTCTCTCTTCTCCTTCTCCTACAATCCACAACCGAAAATTAAAGTTTAACTTTGCTACAGACTTGATTAATCCATCAAAATTTTTGACTTTCCTCAAAGCTCCAATGGAGATGATTGTAAATGTATCTTCTTTTTGTACAGCTTTGCATTGAAATTTCGTAGCATCAATGCCATTGTATATAACTTTACAATTTTCATTGTCTATTTCTCTGGCCACCTCTTTTGAAACTGCTACGACGAAAGGAACTTGGTCAAAAATCCTGCTTTTTCTACTATTTCTCTTCGTTGCAACAAATGGAAATTTCATAAACTTCCAGAGTTTATGGACTATTTGAGTCGCTTTTGCCGAGTGGGTATGGACAATATCTGGTCGCTCTTTTTTTATGATGTTGGCTATCTCAAGATATTGAAAAGGATTGTGTCTTGATGGATTTGATTTGAGTTGTATCACCCTTACACTTGGCAAAAACTTCTCTTTATACTCACACCCCTTTACTACAATCGCCACCACATCATCGGATTTGCTCAGCTCATTGCTAAGCTCTACAAAACTTCGCTCTGCCCCCACAAATTTCGGACTTGCCATAAACTGCAAAATCTTCAAAGAAACTCCCTATAGAGTGACTAAATATAATGAAACAATAGCAAATTTTAACGAAACAAGAGCGTTAAAAAATTTGCACTTAACCCGAAAGGGCGCCTTGGCGTTTGCAAATTTTAGCTCTTGTGAAGTGTCCATAATTTGCTCTTTTGTTGAATTCATTTAGTCATTTAGTCAAAATTTCCTTATAAACTGCCATCGTTTGTTCTACCATCTTTTCCAAAGAAAAGTTCTTTTGTACATAATTGGCAAAATCTTTTGGTTTTACACTTTCTATTTTTTGTGCCAAGTCCACTGCATTTCCCACTTCAAACAGCTCTCCATATCCATTTTTTACAATATCCAAAGCACCTCCGTGATTTGTTGCAACGACAGGGGTATTTAACGCCATCGCTTCAACGATACTCCTGCCAAAGCTCTCCGGTTTTTTGGAAGTGCTGACAACTACATCGCTTAATGCATAGATTTCGGCGATTTTAGAAATGGATCCGGTAAAAAAGATAGTGTTTTGTAATTCTAGAACTTTTACCAAATCTTGCAACTTTTTAAAATAGTCCCTTTTATCTTCTCGAACTCCTCCGACGATAAGCCCTACGATATCTGGCCTTCTCTTTTTTAGAATCGCGATTGCTTCGATAAATGTCTCATAATCTTTTAACTGGGTAATTCTTCCAACCGAAGTGACGATAAATCGGTTATGAAGAGTATATTTTGCTTTGAACTCCTCTATAAATTTTTGATCGATCTTTTTTGGATCAAATTTGGAAAAATCGACGCCTCTGTGAATCACTCTGACTTTTTCTTCATCCACTTTATAATTTTTAAGAATATATTCTTTTACAGGATTGCTCACACAAATGACTCTGTCTCCTTTTGTCATAATGGCGCTGTAGGCATTTACACTGTTAAATCCATGAACTGTAGTAACAAAAGGAGTCTCTCCTTTTGCAAGAAAACTCAGCCATGCAGGTACTCGGCTTCTTGCG
The Nitratiruptor sp. SB155-2 genome window above contains:
- a CDS encoding glycosyltransferase — its product is MKILQFMASPKFVGAERSFVELSNELSKSDDVVAIVVKGCEYKEKFLPSVRVIQLKSNPSRHNPFQYLEIANIIKKERPDIVHTHSAKATQIVHKLWKFMKFPFVATKRNSRKSRIFDQVPFVVAVSKEVAREIDNENCKVIYNGIDATKFQCKAVQKEDTFTIISIGALRKVKNFDGLIKSVAKLNFNFRLWIVGEGEEREYLQSLIDTYHLQNKVFLLGYKENICELLSKAHLHVINSHREGFSRALIEGLYCSDIVISTPVGGSMEILPKKLVFQDVHQKIQEVNQAYEKYKDIFAKVKEEYQPVLQLSNVAKEYKKLYESIVNV
- a CDS encoding glycosyltransferase family 4 protein is translated as MRVVQLLPELNEGGVERGVVELNRELVKRGIESIVISRGGKLVELIEKEGGKHIVFDVCSKNLLTAPYRIAKLKKVFEQIQPDIIHARSRVPAWLSFLAKGETPFVTTVHGFNSVNAYSAIMTKGDRVICVSNPVKEYILKNYKVDEEKVRVIHRGVDFSKFDPKKIDQKFIEEFKAKYTLHNRFIVTSVGRITQLKDYETFIEAIAILKKRRPDIVGLIVGGVREDKRDYFKKLQDLVKVLELQNTIFFTGSISKIAEIYALSDVVVSTSKKPESFGRSIVEAMALNTPVVATNHGGALDIVKNGYGELFEVGNAVDLAQKIESVKPKDFANYVQKNFSLEKMVEQTMAVYKEILTK